One Neomonachus schauinslandi chromosome 9, ASM220157v2, whole genome shotgun sequence DNA segment encodes these proteins:
- the LOC110585349 gene encoding olfactory receptor 4F6-like — MYEANYSEVSQFVFLGLSTYRPVQHFLLAFSTVFYVTIVFGNLLVVFTVTFDPYLHSPMYFLLANLSFIDLCLSTLMVPKMISDLHSGHKTISFQGCVIQIFVLHVLGGSEMVLLISMALNLYVAICKPLHYLTIMNPQICILLLSGAWAIGFIHSVAQLAFVVHLPFCGPNEIDSFYCDLPWFIKLACTDTDRMEFMVTAISGFISMGTFFLLLISYVFILVTVRKGSSGGLSKAFSTLSAHITMVILFFGPCIFVYVWPFPTVSVDKFLAILDFMITPILNPIIYTLRNKDMKMAMKRLHSQLLSLRMIS; from the coding sequence ATGTATGAAGCAAATTACTCTGAAGTGTCTCAATTTGTATTCTTGGGACTTTCTACCTATAGACCAGTGCAGCATTTTCTCCTTGCTTTCTCTACAGTGTTTTATGTAACAATTGTTTTTGGAAACCTCCTTGTGGTGTTTACAGTGACCTTTGACCCTTACTTACATTCCCCCATGTACTTCCTTTTAGCCAATCtctcatttattgatttatgtcTTTCTACCTTAATGGTTCCCAAGATGATATCTGATCTGCACTCAGGGCACAAAACCATATCCTTTCAGGGATGTGTCATCCAGATATTTGTCCTTCATGTCCTGGGTGGATCTGAGATGGTGCTACTCATCTCCATGGCCTTGAACCTATATGTGGCCATATGTAAGCCCCTCCACTATCTGACTATCATGAACCCGCAGATATGCATTTTGCTTCTGTCTGGTGCTTGGGCTAttggcttcattcattcagtggcCCAGTTAGCTTTTGTTGTTCATTTGCCTTTTTGTGGTCCTAATGAAATAGATAGTTTTTACTGTGACCTTCCTTGGTTTATCAAACTTGCCTGCACAGACACCGACAGAATGGAATTCATGGTTACTGCCATCAGCGGGTTCATTTCCATGGGCACCTTCTTCTTATTGCTTATCTCCTATGTCTTCATCCTGGTCACTGTGAGGAAAGGTTCCTCAGGTGGTTTGTCTAAAGCCTTTTCTACTCTGTCAGCTCACATCACCATGGTGATTTTGTTCTTTGGTCCATGCATCTTTGTTTATGTGTGGCCATTTCCCACTGTGTCAGTGGATAAATTTCTTGCCATTTTGGACTTTATGATTACACCCATTCTGAATCCTATTATCTACACATTGAGGAACAAGGACATGAAGATGGCAATGAAGAGACTGCATAGTCAACTCCTGAGTTTGAGAATGATCTCCTAA